One Streptomyces sp. RPA4-2 genomic window carries:
- a CDS encoding uridine kinase — translation MRLEAITWERLGDLLAERLLDLKPDDGGPWPRIAFDGAPAARPGDLAHRVSEALRIRGRSSLVVGAQDFLRPASLRFEYGHEDVDAYYDGWFDTGALWREVFGPLDPGGNGRVLPDLWDPATDRATRSSRVQLPPGGLLLLHGPFLLRHWFPFDLSVHVLLSPGALSRRTPEPEHWTLPAFQRYETEATPGTAADVLVRADDPRHPAWNG, via the coding sequence GTGCGACTCGAAGCGATCACCTGGGAACGGCTCGGCGACCTCCTCGCCGAGCGCCTGCTCGACCTGAAGCCCGACGACGGCGGTCCCTGGCCGCGGATCGCCTTCGACGGAGCCCCGGCCGCCCGCCCCGGCGACCTCGCGCACCGTGTCTCCGAGGCGCTGCGCATACGCGGCCGGTCCTCGCTGGTCGTCGGCGCCCAGGACTTCCTGCGGCCCGCGTCGCTCCGGTTCGAGTACGGTCACGAGGACGTCGACGCGTACTACGACGGCTGGTTCGACACCGGCGCCCTGTGGCGCGAGGTCTTCGGTCCCCTCGACCCCGGCGGGAACGGCCGCGTCCTGCCCGACCTCTGGGACCCGGCCACCGACCGCGCCACCCGCAGCTCCCGCGTCCAACTCCCGCCGGGCGGGCTGCTCCTGCTCCATGGCCCCTTCCTGCTGCGGCACTGGTTCCCGTTCGACCTGAGCGTCCATGTCCTCCTCTCCCCGGGTGCCCTGAGCCGCCGTACGCCGGAGCCCGAGCACTGGACCCTCCCCGCCTTCCAGCGGTACGAGACGGAAGCGACGCCGGGCACCGCGGCCGATGTGCTCGTCCGCGCGGACGATCCGCGCCACCCGGCCTGGAACGGCTGA
- a CDS encoding DUF2293 domain-containing protein, protein MAPIATPASRGGLLVIQPLRKRHCAECRTGPLALLVLEEGSPRCVDCVDLGHLVFLPRGDTALTRRSREGSALSAVVVRFNRRQSRYERQGVLVEETALVRAEEWCLEDTEARRRRRARDARRREAEDQRFTDAFGWEIRRLFPGCPAERAREIATHASVRGSGRVGRSAAGRALSEGAVASAVRASVRHVDTPYDQLLMSGVPRHEARRRIAPAVEARLQGWRDELSAGA, encoded by the coding sequence ATGGCACCGATCGCGACTCCCGCGTCCCGCGGCGGACTTCTCGTCATCCAGCCGCTCAGGAAACGGCACTGTGCCGAGTGCCGGACCGGACCGCTGGCACTGCTGGTGCTGGAGGAGGGATCGCCGCGCTGTGTGGACTGCGTGGACCTGGGGCATCTGGTGTTCCTGCCGCGCGGCGACACCGCGCTGACGCGGAGATCGCGGGAGGGCAGCGCGCTGTCGGCGGTGGTGGTGCGGTTCAACCGGCGACAGAGCCGGTACGAGCGGCAGGGCGTGCTCGTCGAGGAGACGGCGCTCGTCCGGGCCGAGGAGTGGTGTCTGGAGGACACCGAGGCGCGGCGGCGGCGCCGTGCGCGGGACGCGCGGCGGAGGGAGGCCGAGGACCAGCGGTTCACGGACGCGTTCGGGTGGGAGATACGCCGGCTGTTCCCCGGCTGTCCGGCCGAGCGGGCACGGGAGATCGCCACGCACGCCTCGGTGCGCGGGAGCGGGCGGGTGGGGCGCAGTGCGGCGGGCCGCGCGCTGTCCGAGGGGGCGGTGGCCTCGGCGGTCCGGGCGTCCGTACGGCACGTGGACACGCCGTACGACCAGCTGCTGATGAGTGGCGTGCCGCGGCACGAGGCGCGGCGGCGGATCGCGCCCGCCGTGGAGGCACGGCTCCAGGGGTGGCGCGACGAGCTCTCGGCGGGCGCGTGA
- a CDS encoding DUF1772 domain-containing protein: MIDGPYLVLTVLGVLGCGLVAGVFYGFSAFVMRGLAELPPAQGVAAMNAINTSAVRPAFMLLFVGAAGLCAVLGVVTFVLLPEDGTVELLLGSSLYLFGSFGVTVVANVPRNDALLKTDPGSPEAAVHWRSYVRGWTRWNHVRAVASAAAAISYTLALT, from the coding sequence ATGATCGATGGGCCGTATCTCGTGCTGACGGTGCTGGGGGTGCTCGGCTGCGGTTTGGTGGCGGGGGTGTTCTACGGGTTCTCGGCCTTCGTGATGCGGGGGCTGGCCGAGCTGCCCCCCGCACAGGGTGTGGCGGCGATGAACGCGATCAACACGTCCGCGGTCCGCCCGGCGTTCATGCTGCTGTTCGTCGGGGCGGCCGGACTGTGCGCCGTGCTCGGTGTGGTCACCTTCGTGCTGCTGCCCGAGGACGGGACGGTGGAGCTGCTGCTCGGCAGCTCTCTGTATCTGTTCGGGTCGTTCGGGGTGACGGTCGTCGCGAACGTCCCGCGCAACGACGCGCTGCTGAAGACGGACCCGGGCAGCCCGGAGGCCGCCGTGCACTGGCGCTCGTACGTGCGCGGGTGGACGAGATGGAACCACGTCCGCGCGGTCGCGTCGGCCGCCGCGGCGATCTCGTACACGCTGGCTCTCACCTGA
- a CDS encoding glutamate synthase subunit beta, producing MADPKGFMTTPREEYPRRPVEERVRDWNEVYVPGALLPIISRQADRCMDCGVPFCHEACPLGNLIPEWNDLVSREDWRAASDRLHATNNFPEFTGRLCPAPCEAGCVLAINQPAVTIKNVEVAIADRAWADGFTPPNPPERLSGRTVAVVGSGPTGLAAAQQLTRAGHTVAVYERADRIGGLLRYGIPAFKMEKRHLDRRLEQMRAEGTKFRTSTTIGRDLTASELRTRYDAVVLATGATAWRELDVSGRELSGIHQAMEYLPFADRVCEGDLEVSPLSAAGKHVVIVGGGDTGADCLGTAVREGAASVTQLDIYPQPEDERDHDIEPWPTYPKIYRLSAAHEEARDLETAPTAHADARLFAASTLHFTGDARGRVRSLHLVEVDAGRRPVPGSGRTLPADLVLLALGFSGPDRHDGLIDQLGLALDARGTITRDAGFATNVARVYVAGDAARGQSLIVWAIAEGRAVAAAVDRALTGASSLPSPIGPYDRPMTA from the coding sequence ATGGCCGATCCCAAGGGTTTCATGACCACTCCGCGCGAGGAGTACCCGCGCCGGCCCGTCGAGGAGCGGGTGCGGGACTGGAACGAGGTGTACGTCCCCGGTGCGCTGCTGCCGATCATCAGTCGTCAGGCCGACCGCTGCATGGACTGCGGAGTCCCCTTCTGTCACGAGGCCTGTCCGCTCGGCAACCTGATCCCCGAGTGGAACGACCTCGTCTCCCGCGAGGACTGGCGTGCGGCGAGCGACCGGCTGCACGCGACGAACAACTTCCCCGAGTTCACCGGACGGTTGTGCCCGGCGCCGTGCGAGGCGGGCTGTGTCCTCGCGATCAACCAGCCCGCGGTCACCATCAAGAACGTCGAGGTGGCCATCGCCGACCGTGCCTGGGCGGACGGCTTCACGCCACCGAACCCGCCGGAGCGGCTCTCCGGGCGGACGGTCGCGGTGGTCGGATCGGGGCCCACCGGGCTCGCCGCCGCCCAGCAGTTGACCCGGGCCGGTCACACCGTCGCCGTCTACGAGCGGGCCGACCGGATCGGCGGCCTGCTGCGGTACGGCATCCCCGCGTTCAAGATGGAGAAGCGCCACCTGGACCGACGCCTCGAGCAGATGCGCGCGGAGGGAACCAAGTTCCGTACCTCGACGACGATCGGACGGGACCTCACGGCATCGGAGCTGCGGACCCGCTACGACGCCGTCGTACTCGCCACGGGAGCCACCGCCTGGCGCGAACTGGACGTGTCGGGAAGGGAGTTGAGCGGCATCCATCAGGCGATGGAGTATCTGCCGTTCGCCGACCGGGTGTGCGAGGGCGATCTGGAGGTCTCGCCGCTGTCCGCGGCCGGCAAGCACGTCGTCATCGTCGGCGGCGGCGACACGGGAGCGGACTGTCTGGGGACGGCGGTGCGTGAGGGGGCGGCGTCCGTGACCCAGCTCGACATCTATCCGCAGCCTGAGGACGAGCGCGACCACGACATCGAGCCGTGGCCCACGTATCCGAAGATCTACCGGCTCTCGGCCGCTCACGAGGAGGCCCGGGACCTGGAGACGGCGCCGACGGCCCACGCGGACGCGCGGCTCTTCGCCGCGTCCACGCTCCACTTCACCGGGGACGCCCGGGGACGGGTGCGCTCGCTGCATCTGGTCGAGGTCGACGCGGGGCGCCGCCCCGTCCCGGGTTCCGGCCGGACCCTCCCGGCCGACCTCGTGCTGCTGGCCCTCGGTTTCTCGGGCCCGGACCGGCACGACGGTCTGATCGACCAGCTCGGCCTGGCCCTCGACGCGCGCGGCACGATCACCCGGGACGCCGGTTTCGCGACCAATGTTGCGCGGGTGTACGTCGCCGGGGACGCGGCCCGTGGCCAGTCCCTCATCGTGTGGGCCATCGCCGAGGGCCGCGCGGTGGCGGCCGCGGTGGACCGCGCACTGACCGGAGCCTCCAGCCTGCCGTCGCCGATCGGTCCGTACGACCGCCCCATGACGGCGTAG
- a CDS encoding carboxymuconolactone decarboxylase family protein, which produces MTTNTSTGTSTNAGTEGAAGAAGVPAGPAPAPAVAGPPRLDLAKSAPKVFRSLIGFDAAAREGLDPALVELIQIRSSHLNHCAYCLHMHTNDARKAGESEDRLHMVPVWREARHFFTERECAALALTEAVTLVADGGVPDDVYARAAAVFDDQELAHVLALILTINTWNRVALATAKVAGTDTR; this is translated from the coding sequence ATGACGACGAACACGAGCACGGGCACGAGCACGAACGCCGGCACGGAGGGTGCGGCGGGTGCGGCGGGCGTCCCCGCGGGACCGGCGCCCGCGCCCGCCGTCGCCGGGCCTCCCCGCCTCGACCTCGCGAAGTCCGCCCCGAAGGTCTTCCGGTCCCTGATCGGCTTCGACGCGGCGGCCCGGGAGGGGCTCGACCCCGCCCTCGTCGAACTGATCCAGATCCGCTCCTCGCACCTCAACCACTGCGCGTACTGCCTCCACATGCACACCAACGATGCCCGCAAGGCCGGTGAGAGCGAGGACCGGCTGCACATGGTCCCGGTGTGGCGCGAGGCCCGCCACTTCTTCACCGAACGGGAGTGTGCCGCCCTCGCCCTCACCGAGGCGGTCACCCTGGTCGCCGACGGCGGTGTCCCGGACGACGTCTACGCGCGGGCCGCCGCGGTCTTCGACGACCAGGAACTGGCCCACGTCCTCGCCCTGATCCTCACGATCAACACCTGGAACCGGGTCGCGCTGGCGACGGCCAAGGTCGCGGGGACGGACACCCGCTGA
- a CDS encoding DUF397 domain-containing protein, with the protein MDNIKQRMRNERIYNGMPARELGSEGWHKPWSGGNGGNCLEAMKLADGRIAVRQSADPDGPALIYTPGEMTAFIQGAKEGVADFLLS; encoded by the coding sequence ATGGACAACATCAAGCAGCGGATGCGCAACGAGCGGATCTACAACGGAATGCCGGCCCGTGAACTCGGCAGCGAGGGCTGGCACAAGCCCTGGAGCGGAGGCAACGGCGGCAACTGCCTGGAAGCGATGAAACTCGCCGACGGGCGGATCGCGGTGCGTCAGTCGGCGGACCCGGACGGACCCGCACTGATCTACACACCCGGTGAGATGACCGCGTTCATCCAGGGGGCCAAGGAAGGGGTGGCGGACTTCCTTCTCTCCTGA
- a CDS encoding helix-turn-helix transcriptional regulator produces MSEPRSAPTVGQVVLGRRLLDLRERAGLKREEAARILRVAPATVRRMEMAEVSLKIPYLQLLLKSYGISDEEAEAFVQLAEEANRPGWWQRFHDILPGWFSMYVSLEGAATLIRSYEPHFVPGILQTEEYARGVMKSGAVGQTRPEDIERHVALRMQRQDLLTREGAPRIWAVMDETALLRAVGGPEVMRAQVDKLIEATKLPNVTLQVVPFSTGPHPGTYGPFVLFRFAMPELPDMVYSEYLTGAVYLDERSEVATHLEVMDRMAAQAATAHRTKEILLDLRKEL; encoded by the coding sequence GTGAGCGAACCGCGGTCCGCGCCGACGGTCGGTCAGGTCGTCCTCGGCAGACGCCTGCTGGACCTGCGCGAACGCGCGGGCCTCAAGCGTGAGGAGGCCGCGCGCATCCTGCGTGTCGCGCCCGCCACGGTCCGCCGGATGGAGATGGCCGAGGTCTCCCTCAAGATCCCGTACCTCCAGCTGCTGCTGAAGTCGTACGGGATCTCCGACGAGGAGGCCGAGGCCTTCGTCCAACTGGCCGAGGAGGCCAACCGGCCCGGCTGGTGGCAGCGCTTCCACGACATCCTGCCGGGCTGGTTCTCGATGTACGTCAGCCTGGAGGGCGCCGCCACCCTCATCCGGTCGTACGAACCCCACTTCGTCCCCGGCATCCTGCAGACCGAGGAGTACGCCCGTGGTGTCATGAAGTCGGGCGCCGTGGGCCAGACCAGACCCGAGGACATCGAGCGCCATGTGGCGCTGCGTATGCAACGCCAGGATCTGCTCACCCGCGAGGGCGCACCCCGGATCTGGGCCGTGATGGACGAGACGGCCCTGCTCCGCGCGGTCGGCGGCCCCGAGGTGATGCGCGCCCAGGTCGACAAGCTGATCGAGGCCACGAAGCTGCCCAACGTCACGCTCCAGGTCGTCCCGTTCTCCACGGGGCCGCACCCCGGCACGTACGGGCCCTTCGTACTGTTTCGCTTTGCCATGCCGGAGCTCCCGGACATGGTCTACAGCGAATACCTGACCGGCGCCGTCTATCTGGACGAGCGTTCCGAGGTGGCGACCCACCTCGAGGTCATGGACCGCATGGCGGCTCAGGCCGCGACGGCACATCGTACGAAGGAGATCCTCCTGGATCTCCGCAAGGAGTTGTGA
- a CDS encoding ATP-binding protein gives MASVTPSAPLGTDTAEDRSGLRAIAGLRSRAARGRRFRFELAAHPASVAQARHLTRARLAGWAVSDDTCDTAVLVVSELVTNAILHSASRRVVCELHDNDDLVRIAVRDEGRAPGEPRPSPQRPDEEHGRGLPLVAAVCRAWGAQDTGPGLLVWADLPRCSSTGAGSARSDLGWTAKKPASEGRGTGTESSRGTGTEASWGTGTESSWATGTEWL, from the coding sequence GTGGCAAGCGTGACTCCGTCCGCGCCTTTAGGAACAGACACCGCCGAAGACCGTTCCGGTCTCCGTGCCATCGCAGGGCTGCGCTCGCGCGCGGCCCGCGGGCGCCGGTTCCGCTTCGAGCTGGCCGCACACCCGGCTTCCGTCGCTCAGGCGCGGCATCTGACGCGTGCCCGGCTCGCCGGCTGGGCCGTGTCCGACGACACCTGTGACACGGCCGTCCTCGTCGTGTCCGAGCTGGTCACCAACGCCATCCTGCACAGCGCGAGCCGGCGGGTGGTGTGCGAACTCCACGACAACGACGACCTGGTGCGGATAGCCGTACGCGACGAGGGCCGGGCTCCGGGCGAGCCGCGCCCCTCGCCGCAGCGTCCCGACGAGGAGCACGGCCGGGGCCTGCCACTCGTCGCGGCCGTGTGCCGGGCCTGGGGCGCCCAGGACACCGGGCCGGGACTGCTGGTCTGGGCGGACCTGCCGCGCTGCTCCTCGACAGGCGCCGGATCGGCCCGGTCCGACCTCGGCTGGACCGCGAAGAAGCCGGCGTCCGAAGGGCGGGGCACCGGGACGGAGTCGTCGCGGGGCACGGGGACCGAGGCATCGTGGGGCACCGGGACGGAATCGTCGTGGGCCACGGGAACCGAATGGTTGTGA
- a CDS encoding ABC transporter ATP-binding protein translates to MGWSQHSDAFLELNFRAMVTRLPALLASSFRLAWTADRRAARIVLVAELARGAAQAVSLLAVNNVLGRLVTSGPVQDRLRGAVPALITVAVVMLLSALLRAASTYATGRLEPKVERVATELYLERAAAVELSAIEDDAFHKLLDTAQYGASSARRMIAIATRVVNAMISLTAAAGVLTVLHPALLPLLVTMTLPSAWSSLTIARRRYESFHTWVQHARAGHLISNLLTEPEAAPEIRVHGVGPFLLRHFRSMSETAEAEQARLARLSARTGLIAAAWTGLATVATYATLGALLVTGAMALSVAGTAVLAIRTGSASLDTLVLEVNSLHEEALFVGDLQRLYVEAAERAIPVGGDPLPEDPREIRFENVTFTYPGASTRPALADVTLRLPLGRIVALVGENGSGKTTLVKLLAGLYAPERGRILWDDVDVVTVDRQQLAGRIAMVAQDFKRWPFTARVNVAVGRASAPLTDERVASSVAEAGAEDVVADLPRGLDTLLARGFSGGHELSGGQWQRLGIARAAYRRGRILIVDEPTAALDARAELEVFEKIRALAGTGQTVILITHRLASVRHADLVHVLEQGRLVESGSPDELLASGGVYAELYSLQAEQFTSKLPAPKAG, encoded by the coding sequence ATGGGATGGTCCCAGCACTCCGACGCGTTCCTGGAGTTGAACTTCCGGGCGATGGTGACCCGGCTGCCGGCGCTGCTCGCCTCCAGTTTCCGGCTCGCCTGGACGGCGGACCGCCGCGCCGCCCGTATCGTGCTCGTCGCCGAGCTGGCCCGGGGTGCGGCGCAGGCGGTGAGTCTGCTGGCCGTCAACAACGTGCTGGGCAGACTGGTGACGAGCGGCCCGGTCCAGGACCGGCTGCGCGGTGCCGTACCGGCGCTGATCACGGTCGCCGTCGTGATGCTGCTCTCCGCGCTGCTGCGGGCGGCCTCCACCTACGCCACCGGACGTCTGGAACCCAAGGTGGAGCGGGTGGCGACCGAGCTCTATCTGGAACGCGCGGCGGCCGTGGAGCTGTCCGCGATCGAGGACGACGCCTTCCACAAGCTGCTGGACACCGCGCAGTACGGTGCCTCGTCGGCCCGGCGCATGATCGCGATCGCCACCCGCGTCGTGAACGCGATGATCTCCCTGACCGCGGCCGCGGGCGTGCTGACCGTGCTGCATCCCGCTCTGCTGCCGTTGCTCGTGACGATGACCCTGCCGAGTGCCTGGAGCTCCCTGACCATCGCCCGGCGCCGCTACGAGTCCTTCCACACCTGGGTGCAGCACGCGCGTGCCGGTCATCTGATCAGCAACCTGCTGACCGAGCCCGAGGCGGCTCCGGAGATCCGCGTACACGGTGTCGGCCCGTTCCTGCTGCGTCACTTCCGCTCGATGTCGGAGACCGCGGAGGCGGAACAGGCCCGGCTGGCACGCCTGTCCGCCCGTACCGGCCTGATCGCGGCGGCCTGGACGGGGCTGGCCACGGTGGCGACGTACGCGACGCTCGGCGCGCTGCTGGTCACGGGTGCGATGGCGCTCTCGGTGGCGGGGACGGCCGTGCTCGCGATCCGCACCGGCTCCGCGAGCCTCGACACCCTCGTCCTGGAGGTCAACTCCCTGCACGAGGAAGCCTTGTTCGTCGGTGACCTGCAGCGTCTGTACGTCGAGGCGGCCGAGCGCGCGATCCCGGTGGGCGGCGATCCGCTCCCCGAGGATCCGCGTGAGATCCGCTTCGAGAACGTCACGTTCACCTATCCGGGCGCGTCGACCCGGCCCGCGCTCGCGGATGTCACCCTCCGGCTGCCGTTGGGCAGGATCGTGGCGCTCGTCGGCGAGAACGGTTCGGGCAAGACGACCCTGGTGAAGCTGCTCGCGGGTCTCTACGCGCCCGAGCGGGGCCGGATCCTGTGGGACGACGTCGACGTGGTGACCGTCGACCGGCAGCAACTGGCCGGGCGCATCGCGATGGTGGCGCAGGACTTCAAGCGGTGGCCGTTCACGGCCCGCGTCAACGTCGCGGTCGGACGGGCCTCGGCCCCGCTGACCGACGAACGCGTCGCCTCGTCGGTCGCGGAGGCCGGCGCCGAGGACGTGGTCGCCGACCTGCCCCGCGGCCTGGACACGCTCCTCGCCCGGGGCTTCAGCGGCGGGCACGAGCTGTCGGGCGGGCAGTGGCAGCGGCTGGGCATCGCGCGGGCCGCGTACCGCCGCGGCCGCATCCTGATCGTGGACGAGCCGACCGCGGCCCTCGACGCCCGGGCCGAGCTGGAGGTGTTCGAGAAGATCCGGGCGCTGGCGGGCACCGGGCAGACGGTCATCCTCATCACCCACCGGCTGGCCTCGGTCCGCCACGCCGATCTTGTGCACGTACTCGAGCAGGGCCGTCTCGTGGAGTCCGGCAGCCCTGACGAACTGCTCGCCTCGGGCGGCGTCTACGCCGAGCTGTACTCGCTGCAGGCGGAGCAGTTCACCTCGAAGCTGCCCGCGCCGAAGGCGGGTTGA
- a CDS encoding DUF899 domain-containing protein has product MTLPRIVSREEWRTAREELLVKEKAATRARDALAATRRGLPMVTIDKEYVFESGDGKATLLDLFAGRDQLVVYHFMFAPEWDAGCRSCSAFLDQIGHLAHLRARGTEFAAVSRAPYTKILPFKARMGWTLPWYSSGESDFNYDFQASFGGDEPYERPGISCFLRERDRVFHTYSTYERGLDGLGSTTTLLDLTALGRQEEWEEPAGRASALGAPAGSERIRYHDEYED; this is encoded by the coding sequence ATGACGCTTCCGCGGATCGTCTCGCGCGAGGAGTGGCGCACGGCACGCGAGGAACTGCTGGTCAAGGAGAAGGCGGCCACGCGCGCGCGGGACGCGCTGGCGGCGACGCGGCGCGGCCTGCCCATGGTCACGATCGACAAGGAGTACGTGTTCGAGAGCGGCGACGGGAAGGCGACGCTGCTCGACCTCTTCGCGGGGCGCGACCAACTCGTGGTCTACCACTTCATGTTCGCCCCGGAGTGGGATGCGGGCTGTCGCAGCTGCTCGGCCTTCCTCGACCAGATCGGACATCTCGCGCATCTGCGGGCCCGCGGCACCGAGTTCGCCGCCGTCTCCCGGGCGCCGTACACGAAGATCCTGCCGTTCAAGGCCCGTATGGGCTGGACGCTGCCCTGGTATTCGTCCGGCGAGAGCGACTTCAACTACGACTTCCAGGCGTCCTTCGGGGGTGACGAGCCCTACGAGCGGCCGGGGATCAGCTGTTTCCTGCGGGAGCGCGACCGGGTGTTCCACACGTACTCGACGTACGAGCGCGGTCTCGACGGGCTCGGCTCCACGACCACTCTGCTGGATCTCACCGCGCTCGGACGGCAGGAGGAGTGGGAGGAGCCCGCGGGACGGGCGTCCGCGCTCGGGGCGCCGGCGGGCAGCGAGCGGATCCGGTACCACGACGAGTACGAGGACTGA
- a CDS encoding FUSC family protein encodes MSRLSAAVPPWLAHALRTQRGPVPWSAVVRGALAAGPLLLVAVLCGRTSAGVVAALGAMLAGINDRPGSRRAAVGRLGTPALAGAGGLLMGSYAGQHAGPVSLTLLLTVLGLLAGAVSAVGPVASGAGTQLLVASAIGAGMPLPEPGWQRALLFLGGAGWLLALRLALPTPGATAGDYRFDGERDAVGAVYEAIAALLEAVGGPDAPRRRVALTAALDHAQDALDGPRLRRRAGFAAERRLHAQCAAALPLAEAATALAWAGDPVPARAVRGPRRLAVAVRTGTHTGALPAPARSAPALRALDDALLHAADTFDRGGREGGDGGSGRGDRSGAGMRPYLRRRTAMSLVRTAFGSGGREYGLRVGVCFGAGVAVAQALHHTRWYGSHPHWYWLPATAVFLVKPDLGPLASRVICRAAGTVLGAVVFAGLAALLPRPAGLVALVALCGALIPVATRHFAAQTAVVTVLVLCLVMVGGEPQASWNRIGETLLACAIVLLVGHLPALGQRGGGVRARLTRAAEAAHAYLAHVLDDGTTDDRTGRWALRREAYRSLAEARAVIDVAAAELPALARHADGTDEVATTLERLVDTTTACAVQLDDTGRLTTRHTGRVAELLDELDELAERQADRKILVVRR; translated from the coding sequence GTGTCCCGCCTCAGCGCCGCCGTACCGCCCTGGCTCGCCCACGCCCTGCGCACGCAGCGGGGCCCCGTGCCGTGGAGCGCGGTCGTGCGAGGTGCCCTGGCCGCCGGACCCCTCCTGCTCGTGGCCGTCCTGTGCGGCCGTACCTCAGCCGGAGTCGTCGCGGCCCTCGGCGCCATGCTCGCCGGGATCAACGACCGCCCGGGAAGCCGCCGGGCCGCGGTCGGGCGGCTCGGCACCCCGGCCCTCGCGGGAGCCGGTGGGCTGCTCATGGGTTCGTACGCGGGTCAGCATGCCGGGCCGGTGTCGCTCACCCTTCTTCTCACGGTGCTCGGACTGCTCGCCGGAGCCGTCAGCGCGGTCGGCCCCGTCGCGAGCGGCGCGGGGACGCAGCTGCTCGTCGCCTCCGCCATCGGGGCCGGCATGCCGCTGCCCGAGCCCGGCTGGCAGCGGGCGCTGCTCTTCCTCGGCGGGGCCGGCTGGCTGCTCGCGCTGCGGCTCGCCCTGCCCACACCCGGAGCCACCGCCGGCGACTACCGGTTCGACGGAGAGCGGGACGCCGTCGGCGCCGTGTACGAGGCCATCGCCGCGCTCCTCGAAGCGGTCGGAGGGCCGGACGCGCCCCGCCGCCGAGTCGCGCTCACCGCCGCACTCGATCACGCCCAGGACGCGCTCGACGGACCCCGGCTGCGCCGCCGCGCCGGGTTTGCGGCCGAGCGGCGGCTGCACGCCCAGTGCGCCGCCGCACTGCCGCTCGCCGAGGCCGCGACCGCCCTCGCCTGGGCGGGTGACCCGGTACCCGCGCGGGCCGTGCGGGGGCCGCGGCGTCTCGCCGTCGCCGTGCGCACCGGCACACACACCGGCGCGTTGCCCGCGCCCGCCCGCTCCGCACCCGCCCTGCGCGCCCTCGACGACGCGCTGCTGCACGCCGCCGACACCTTCGACAGGGGAGGCCGAGAAGGCGGGGACGGCGGGTCCGGCCGAGGAGACCGGAGCGGTGCCGGAATGCGCCCGTACCTCCGGCGCCGTACCGCCATGTCCCTCGTGCGTACCGCCTTCGGCTCCGGCGGACGGGAGTACGGACTGCGCGTCGGGGTCTGCTTCGGCGCCGGCGTGGCCGTCGCCCAGGCCCTGCACCACACCCGCTGGTACGGCAGCCACCCCCACTGGTACTGGCTCCCCGCCACCGCCGTCTTCCTCGTCAAGCCCGATCTCGGACCGCTCGCCTCGCGGGTGATCTGCCGGGCCGCGGGGACGGTGCTGGGCGCCGTCGTCTTCGCCGGCCTCGCCGCGCTGCTGCCGAGGCCGGCCGGGCTGGTCGCCCTGGTGGCCCTGTGCGGCGCCCTGATCCCCGTCGCCACCCGGCACTTCGCCGCGCAGACCGCCGTCGTCACCGTCCTCGTGCTCTGCCTCGTCATGGTGGGAGGGGAACCGCAGGCCTCCTGGAACCGGATCGGTGAGACGCTGCTGGCCTGCGCGATCGTGCTGCTCGTCGGGCATCTGCCGGCGCTCGGGCAGCGCGGGGGAGGCGTACGGGCCCGGCTCACCCGCGCCGCCGAGGCCGCGCACGCCTACCTCGCCCATGTCCTGGACGACGGCACGACGGACGACCGGACGGGCCGGTGGGCGCTGCGCCGGGAGGCCTACCGCTCGCTCGCCGAGGCCCGCGCCGTGATCGACGTCGCCGCCGCCGAGCTGCCCGCCCTGGCCCGGCACGCCGACGGCACGGACGAGGTCGCGACCACCCTCGAACGGCTGGTCGACACCACCACCGCCTGCGCCGTACAGCTCGACGACACGGGGCGGCTCACCACCCGGCACACCGGACGGGTCGCCGAACTCCTCGACGAACTCGACGAACTCGCCGAACGACAGGCGGACAGAAAAATCTTGGTGGTTCGCCGATGA
- a CDS encoding RidA family protein, whose product MLQRVTVPSLFAPPVYSHASVVEAGAKLAFLAGAVPLDADGEIVGVGDPVRQTVQVLANLDEQLRAVGSDMAHVVSTDVYVVASEPAVLSAVWAVVEASGLSIGPHASTLLGVACLGYTGQLVEITATAVVPGPEPAARKAVGPADMIQA is encoded by the coding sequence ATGCTCCAGCGCGTCACCGTCCCCAGCCTCTTCGCACCGCCCGTCTACTCGCACGCGTCCGTCGTCGAGGCCGGAGCGAAGCTCGCCTTCCTCGCCGGGGCCGTGCCGCTCGACGCCGACGGGGAGATCGTCGGGGTGGGCGACCCCGTCCGCCAGACCGTGCAGGTGCTCGCCAATCTCGACGAGCAACTGCGGGCGGTCGGCAGCGACATGGCGCACGTCGTGTCCACCGACGTGTACGTCGTCGCCAGCGAGCCCGCGGTGCTGTCCGCGGTCTGGGCCGTCGTCGAGGCGTCCGGCCTCAGCATCGGCCCGCACGCGTCGACCCTGCTGGGGGTGGCCTGCCTCGGGTACACCGGGCAGTTGGTGGAGATCACGGCGACCGCCGTCGTGCCCGGGCCAGAGCCGGCGGCCAGGAAAGCCGTTGGGCCGGCCGACATGATTCAGGCATGA